From one Mycolicibacterium sp. HK-90 genomic stretch:
- a CDS encoding DUF3043 domain-containing protein — MKLLGRKKDNEGEPAATDQAAGTDGSAGSISAESQTTGGVTSTAPKGRPTPKRSEAGKRRGPVAPAPQTAAEARQRRKELRGPKLSKEERKIERITRRADMADRREKMMSGEEGYLLPRDKGPVRRYVRNVVDARRNVLGLFMPAALAMIFFMLALPSLKVQQMLSYAMLALVVIMLVDGFIVGRKVNRMVDEKFPGNTESGWKLGLYAASRASQLRRMRAPRPVVNRGDKIS, encoded by the coding sequence GTGAAGCTGCTTGGCCGTAAGAAGGACAACGAAGGCGAACCCGCCGCGACCGACCAGGCCGCGGGCACCGACGGGTCCGCCGGGTCGATTTCCGCCGAATCGCAAACCACCGGCGGCGTCACCTCGACGGCTCCGAAGGGCAGACCGACCCCCAAGCGCAGTGAGGCCGGCAAGCGGCGCGGGCCCGTCGCCCCCGCCCCGCAGACCGCCGCCGAGGCGCGTCAGCGTCGCAAGGAGCTGCGCGGCCCGAAGCTGTCCAAGGAAGAGCGCAAGATCGAGCGGATCACCCGCCGTGCCGACATGGCCGACCGCCGCGAAAAGATGATGTCCGGCGAAGAGGGCTACCTGCTGCCCCGGGACAAGGGCCCGGTGCGCCGCTACGTCCGCAATGTCGTCGACGCCCGGCGCAATGTGCTCGGCCTGTTCATGCCCGCCGCGCTGGCGATGATCTTCTTCATGCTGGCGCTGCCGTCGCTGAAGGTCCAGCAGATGCTGTCCTACGCGATGCTGGCCCTGGTGGTCATCATGCTGGTCGACGGGTTCATCGTCGGCCGCAAGGTGAACCGGATGGTGGACGAGAAGTTCCCCGGCAACACCGAAAGCGGTTGGAAGCTGGGGCTTTACGCGGCCAGCCGGGCATCGCAGCTGCGCCGTATGCGGGCTCCGCGGCCGGTGGTCAACCGCGGCGACAAGATCTCTTGA
- a CDS encoding MmpS family transport accessory protein — protein sequence MSGPNPPEPGASGSDLPDQQPGKHSAPEEPTQASGADADGGETEFYSQAYSAPESEQFTSGPYVPADVALYDYDDYDPATELVDTAPPPRWPWVVGVTAIVAAVALVASVAVLVTRDDDTSNLATPKPSTTTSAPPVQDEITTTTPPPPPPPPPTSEQLPPPPPPETVTVTEPPPPPPAPSPEAPPPAPSTTSAPPTTTTHAGPRQVTYSVTGTKAPGDIITITYVDGNGNRRTLRNVYIPWTFTMTPISNSDVGSVEASSLFLVSRLNCSITASDGTVLSSNANNSAQTAC from the coding sequence ATGAGCGGGCCGAATCCCCCGGAACCGGGTGCCTCCGGTTCTGATTTGCCGGATCAGCAACCCGGGAAGCACTCCGCACCCGAGGAGCCGACCCAGGCCTCGGGAGCCGACGCGGATGGCGGCGAGACGGAGTTCTACTCGCAGGCGTATTCGGCGCCGGAGTCGGAGCAGTTCACCAGCGGGCCGTATGTGCCTGCCGACGTGGCGCTCTACGACTACGACGACTACGACCCGGCGACTGAACTCGTCGACACCGCCCCGCCGCCTCGCTGGCCGTGGGTGGTCGGCGTCACTGCCATCGTCGCCGCCGTCGCACTGGTGGCTTCCGTGGCCGTCCTGGTGACCCGCGACGACGACACCAGCAATCTGGCCACCCCGAAGCCGAGCACCACGACGTCGGCGCCTCCGGTGCAGGACGAGATCACCACGACGACGCCCCCGCCGCCGCCCCCGCCACCTCCGACGTCGGAGCAGCTGCCGCCCCCGCCGCCTCCGGAAACCGTGACGGTGACCGAGCCGCCGCCACCTCCACCCGCGCCGTCGCCTGAGGCGCCTCCGCCGGCGCCGAGCACGACGTCGGCACCGCCCACCACCACGACGCATGCCGGACCGCGTCAGGTCACCTATTCGGTGACCGGCACCAAGGCGCCAGGTGACATCATCACGATCACCTACGTCGACGGGAACGGTAACCGGCGCACCCTGCGCAACGTCTACATCCCGTGGACCTTCACGATGACCCCGATCTCCAACTCGGACGTCGGTTCGGTCGAGGCCTCCAGCCTGTTCCTGGTGAGCAGACTGAACTGCTCGATCACGGCCAGCGACGGGACCGTGTTGTCCTCCAACGCCAACAACTCGGCACAGACCGCCTGCTGA
- a CDS encoding carbohydrate kinase family protein, with amino-acid sequence MTIAVTGSIATDHLMRFPGKFSEQLLADHLQKVSLSFLVDDLVIHRGGVAGNMAFAIGTLGGDVALVGAAGQDFGEYRTWLEGANVDCGNVLISESAYTARFVCTTDEDMAQIASFYPGAMSEARNIALADLVDRVGKPELVIIGANDPEAMFLHTEECRKLGLAFAADPSQQLARLSGEEIRKLINGAAYLFTNDYEWDLLLQKSGWSEAQVMSQIDMRVTTLGAKGVDLVSSDGTFVHVDVVPEKHQADPTGIGDAFRAGFLTGRSAGLNLERSAQLASLVAVLVLEATGPQEWTWDAAEAVQRLSDAYGAEAGAEIGNALA; translated from the coding sequence GTGACCATCGCAGTTACCGGATCCATCGCGACCGACCACCTGATGCGGTTCCCGGGAAAATTCTCCGAGCAACTGCTGGCCGACCACCTGCAGAAGGTGTCGTTGAGCTTCCTGGTCGACGATCTGGTGATCCATCGCGGAGGCGTGGCGGGCAACATGGCCTTCGCGATCGGCACCCTCGGCGGTGATGTCGCCCTGGTCGGTGCCGCAGGTCAGGATTTCGGCGAATACCGGACCTGGCTCGAGGGCGCGAACGTCGACTGCGGCAACGTGCTGATCTCCGAGAGCGCCTACACCGCGCGCTTCGTCTGCACCACCGACGAGGACATGGCCCAGATCGCCTCGTTCTACCCCGGCGCGATGTCGGAGGCACGCAACATCGCCCTCGCCGATCTGGTGGACCGGGTGGGCAAGCCGGAACTGGTGATCATCGGCGCCAACGACCCCGAAGCGATGTTCCTGCACACCGAGGAGTGCCGGAAGCTCGGGCTGGCCTTCGCCGCCGACCCGTCCCAGCAGCTGGCTCGCCTCTCCGGTGAGGAGATCCGCAAGCTCATCAACGGCGCCGCCTACCTGTTCACCAACGACTACGAGTGGGACCTGCTGCTCCAGAAGTCGGGGTGGAGCGAGGCCCAGGTGATGAGCCAGATCGACATGCGCGTCACCACTTTGGGTGCCAAGGGCGTCGACCTGGTCAGCTCGGACGGCACCTTCGTGCACGTCGACGTGGTGCCCGAGAAGCATCAGGCCGACCCGACCGGCATCGGCGACGCGTTCCGCGCCGGTTTCCTCACCGGGCGCAGCGCCGGGCTGAACCTGGAACGTTCGGCGCAGCTGGCCTCCCTGGTCGCGGTGCTGGTCCTGGAGGCGACCGGCCCGCAGGAATGGACCTGGGACGCGGCCGAAGCGGTGCAGCGGCTCAGTGACGCCTACGGCGCCGAGGCGGGCGCCGAGATCGGCAACGCGCTGGCGTGA
- a CDS encoding cytochrome bc complex cytochrome b subunit produces MSPDLAKIAAAQGDAIDSRYHPSAAVRRQLNKVFPTHWSFLLGEIALYSFIVLLITGVWLTLFFDPSMAHVTYDGVYQPLRGVQMSRAYESALDISFEVRGGLFVRQIHHWAALMFAASIMVHMARIFFTGAFRRPREANWVIGSLLLILAMFEGYFGYSLPDDLLSGIGLRAALSSITLGMPIIGTWLHWALFGGDFPGEILIPRLYALHILLIPGIILALIGAHMALVWFQKHTQFPGPGRTEHNVVGVRVMPVFAVKSGAFFAMITGVLGLMGGLLTINPIWNLGPYKPSQVSAGSQPDFYMMWTEGLARIWPAWEFYPFGHTIPAVVWVALIMGGVFGLLIAYPFIEKKVTGDDAHHNLLQRPRDVPVRTAIGSMAIAFYMVLTLAAMNDIIALKFHISLNATTWIGRIGMVVLPAIVYFVAYRWAISLQRSDRAVLEHGIETGIIKRLPHGAYVELHQPLGPVDDHGHPIPLEYQGAALPKRMNKLGSGGAPGTGSFLFADPTVEHDALTEAAHASEHKALTALREHQERNGNGDTNGHH; encoded by the coding sequence ATGAGCCCTGACCTTGCCAAGATCGCAGCCGCACAAGGCGATGCGATCGACTCGCGGTACCACCCGTCGGCGGCGGTGCGCCGGCAGCTGAACAAGGTGTTCCCCACCCACTGGTCCTTCCTGCTGGGTGAGATCGCCCTCTACAGCTTCATCGTGCTGCTGATCACCGGTGTGTGGTTGACGCTGTTCTTCGATCCGTCGATGGCACACGTCACCTACGACGGTGTGTACCAACCACTTCGGGGTGTTCAGATGTCGCGGGCATACGAGTCCGCGCTCGACATCAGCTTCGAGGTGCGCGGCGGTCTGTTCGTCCGCCAGATCCACCACTGGGCGGCCCTGATGTTCGCCGCCTCGATCATGGTGCACATGGCGCGCATCTTCTTCACCGGTGCGTTCCGCCGCCCGCGTGAGGCCAACTGGGTGATCGGCTCGCTGCTGCTGATCCTGGCGATGTTCGAGGGTTACTTCGGCTACTCGCTGCCCGACGACCTGCTGTCCGGCATCGGCCTGCGCGCCGCGCTGTCCTCCATCACGCTGGGCATGCCGATCATCGGAACCTGGCTGCACTGGGCGCTGTTCGGCGGGGACTTCCCCGGCGAGATCCTGATCCCGCGCCTCTACGCCCTGCACATCCTGCTGATCCCGGGCATCATCCTGGCCCTGATCGGCGCGCACATGGCGCTGGTGTGGTTCCAGAAGCACACCCAGTTCCCCGGCCCCGGCCGGACCGAGCACAACGTCGTCGGCGTGCGCGTCATGCCGGTGTTCGCGGTGAAATCGGGTGCGTTCTTCGCGATGATCACCGGCGTGCTCGGCCTCATGGGCGGCCTGCTGACGATCAACCCGATCTGGAACCTGGGCCCCTACAAGCCGTCTCAGGTGTCCGCGGGTAGCCAGCCGGACTTCTACATGATGTGGACCGAGGGCCTGGCGCGTATCTGGCCGGCCTGGGAGTTCTACCCGTTCGGCCACACCATCCCGGCGGTGGTCTGGGTCGCGCTCATCATGGGCGGTGTCTTCGGTCTGCTGATCGCCTACCCCTTCATCGAGAAGAAGGTCACCGGCGACGACGCACACCACAACCTGCTGCAGCGTCCGCGTGACGTGCCGGTGCGGACCGCGATCGGCTCCATGGCGATCGCGTTCTACATGGTGCTGACCCTGGCCGCGATGAACGACATCATCGCGCTCAAGTTCCACATCTCGCTGAACGCGACCACGTGGATCGGCCGTATCGGCATGGTGGTGCTGCCTGCCATCGTGTACTTCGTCGCCTACCGGTGGGCCATCTCGCTGCAGCGCAGCGACCGCGCGGTCCTGGAGCACGGCATCGAGACCGGCATCATCAAGCGCCTGCCGCACGGTGCCTACGTCGAGCTGCACCAGCCGCTGGGACCGGTCGACGATCACGGTCACCCGATCCCGCTGGAGTACCAGGGCGCTGCCCTGCCGAAGCGGATGAACAAGCTCGGTTCCGGTGGCGCACCGGGCACCGGCAGCTTCCTGTTCGCCGATCCGACGGTCGAGCACGACGCGCTCACCGAGGCCGCACACGCCTCCGAGCACAAGGCGCTGACCGCCCTGCGCGAGCATCAGGAGCGAAACGGCAACGGGGACACCAACGGTCATCACTGA
- a CDS encoding cytochrome c oxidase subunit 4: MHIEARLFEILTAFFALSAVVYAVLTAMFATGGVEWAGTTALALTTGLTLITGTFFRFVARRLDTRPEDYEDAEISDGAGELGFYSPHSWWPILIALSFSVAAVGAALWLPWLIVAGVCFVLLAVSGLVFEYYWGPEKH; encoded by the coding sequence ATGCATATTGAAGCTCGACTGTTCGAGATCCTCACGGCGTTCTTCGCGCTGTCGGCGGTGGTGTACGCCGTCCTGACGGCGATGTTCGCCACCGGTGGCGTCGAGTGGGCCGGGACCACCGCGCTGGCGCTCACCACGGGTCTGACCCTGATCACCGGCACGTTCTTCCGCTTCGTGGCCCGTCGTCTCGACACCCGTCCCGAAGACTACGAAGACGCCGAGATCAGTGACGGCGCAGGCGAATTGGGCTTCTACTCGCCGCACAGCTGGTGGCCGATCCTCATCGCGCTGTCCTTCTCGGTCGCCGCGGTGGGTGCCGCTCTCTGGCTGCCGTGGTTGATCGTCGCCGGTGTCTGCTTCGTTCTCCTGGCGGTCAGCGGCCTGGTGTTCGAGTACTACTGGGGTCCTGAGAAGCACTGA
- a CDS encoding cytochrome c oxidase subunit II, giving the protein MTPRGLKKVARAALLTIVLGGSALLLSGCSWQDALALGWPTGITPEGKLNRELWIGSVIASFVVGAIVWALIFWSSAFHRKKKGDTELPRQFGYNMPLELVLTVIPFLIISVLFYFTVVVQERMLHKDPNPEVVIDVTAFQWNWKFGYQKIDYADGTFDYDGADPERKAAMTSKPEGQDAHGQERVGAVRGLNPEDRTYLNFDKIETLGSSTEIPVLVLPAGKRVEFQLNSADVIHGFWVPEFLFKRDVMPEPVANNSDHIFQVSKIEQTGAFVGRCTEMCGTYHSMMNFEVRVVEPNDFKAYIDQRTAGKTNAEALAAINQEPLAITTKPFDTRRGEQAPQASK; this is encoded by the coding sequence GTGACACCTCGCGGGCTTAAGAAGGTGGCCCGAGCGGCGTTGTTGACCATTGTCCTGGGTGGCTCAGCCCTCTTGCTGAGCGGCTGCAGCTGGCAGGACGCACTCGCCCTCGGTTGGCCGACCGGAATCACCCCGGAGGGCAAACTCAACCGCGAGCTGTGGATCGGCTCCGTGATTGCCTCCTTCGTGGTGGGTGCCATCGTGTGGGCACTGATCTTCTGGTCGAGCGCCTTCCACCGCAAGAAGAAGGGCGACACCGAGCTGCCGCGCCAGTTCGGCTACAACATGCCGCTGGAGCTGGTGCTGACGGTGATCCCCTTCCTCATCATCTCGGTGCTGTTCTACTTCACCGTGGTGGTCCAGGAGCGCATGCTCCACAAGGATCCCAACCCCGAGGTCGTCATCGATGTGACTGCCTTCCAGTGGAACTGGAAGTTCGGCTACCAGAAGATCGACTACGCCGACGGCACGTTCGACTACGACGGGGCCGACCCCGAGCGCAAGGCCGCGATGACCTCCAAGCCCGAGGGCCAGGACGCGCACGGCCAGGAGCGCGTCGGTGCGGTGCGTGGCCTCAACCCCGAGGACCGGACCTACCTGAACTTCGACAAGATCGAGACACTGGGCAGCTCCACCGAGATCCCGGTGCTGGTGCTCCCGGCCGGCAAGCGCGTCGAGTTCCAGCTCAACTCCGCGGACGTGATCCACGGCTTCTGGGTTCCGGAATTCCTCTTCAAGCGTGACGTGATGCCGGAGCCGGTGGCCAACAACTCCGACCACATCTTCCAGGTCAGCAAGATCGAGCAGACCGGCGCATTCGTCGGGCGCTGCACCGAGATGTGCGGCACCTACCACTCGATGATGAACTTCGAGGTCCGGGTCGTCGAACCCAACGACTTCAAGGCCTACATCGATCAGCGCACCGCAGGCAAGACCAATGCCGAGGCGCTGGCGGCCATCAACCAGGAGCCGCTGGCCATCACCACCAAGCCGTTCGACACCCGACGCGGTGAGCAGGCACCGCAGGCGAGCAAGTAA
- a CDS encoding DUF2561 family protein, translating into MTGPISELESTDRVLLGACAAVWLAALGAGVAAVVALVDLGRSHPQGSEGADTPWLLYTVIGLSVVVIAGAVPLLLRARAQADNRQPGRRPQPPARSPRPIGGSYRAAPVSMSRYAAGTGGAEAVERVWLRFILSVTCAIGVGTAAIGLATYLMATGSNVAAWCLYGVAGVVTVGIVALPIVAQRQLDTMPS; encoded by the coding sequence ATGACCGGGCCGATCAGCGAACTCGAGAGCACTGACCGGGTCTTGCTGGGCGCCTGCGCCGCGGTCTGGCTCGCTGCCCTGGGCGCCGGGGTGGCCGCTGTGGTCGCCCTCGTGGATCTGGGCCGCAGTCACCCGCAGGGCTCCGAGGGCGCGGACACCCCATGGCTGCTCTACACCGTCATCGGCCTGTCCGTCGTGGTGATCGCGGGCGCGGTGCCGCTGCTGCTGCGCGCCCGGGCTCAGGCCGACAACCGCCAACCGGGACGACGGCCCCAGCCGCCGGCCCGCTCACCCCGGCCCATCGGCGGGAGCTACCGGGCCGCGCCGGTCTCCATGAGCCGCTACGCCGCGGGTACCGGTGGCGCCGAGGCGGTCGAGAGGGTGTGGCTGCGGTTCATCCTGTCGGTCACCTGCGCGATCGGTGTGGGGACCGCGGCGATCGGGCTGGCCACCTATCTCATGGCCACCGGCAGCAACGTGGCGGCCTGGTGTCTCTATGGCGTCGCGGGTGTGGTCACCGTGGGCATCGTCGCGCTGCCGATCGTCGCGCAGCGCCAGCTCGACACCATGCCGTCCTGA
- a CDS encoding iron-sulfur cluster assembly accessory protein, producing the protein MTVQDATSTETHGVTLSDAAATKAKALLDQEGRDDLALRIAVQPGGCAGLRYNLFFDDRALDGDLTAEFGGVKLTVDRMSAPYVQGATIDFVDSIEKQGFTIDNPNATGSCACGDSFN; encoded by the coding sequence ATGACTGTTCAGGACGCCACCTCCACCGAAACCCACGGTGTGACCCTGTCCGACGCTGCGGCGACGAAGGCGAAGGCGCTGCTGGACCAGGAAGGCCGCGACGACCTCGCGCTGCGCATCGCCGTGCAGCCGGGTGGCTGCGCCGGCCTGCGTTACAACCTTTTCTTCGACGACCGGGCCCTCGACGGCGACCTGACCGCCGAGTTCGGCGGCGTCAAGCTGACCGTGGACCGGATGAGCGCTCCGTACGTGCAGGGCGCCACCATCGATTTCGTCGACTCGATCGAGAAGCAGGGCTTCACGATCGACAACCCGAACGCCACCGGCTCTTGCGCCTGCGGCGATTCCTTCAACTGA
- the asnB gene encoding asparagine synthase (glutamine-hydrolyzing) → MCGLLALVTDPARSTQGDASPDAGSRLVDAVAGASHLMRHRGPDEPGTWADPNGDGQGAVVLGFNRLSIIDIAHSHQPLRWGPAESPDRYVLVFNGEIYNYLELREALRSEFGAVFHTDGDGEAIVAAYHHWGADALNRLRGMFAFALWDTVEREMFCARDPFGIKPLYLATGPGGTAVGSEKKCLLDLAQDPDLGLGIDLGLDERAVQHYTVLQYVPEPETLHRGIRRLESGSYARFRPGGRPEVTRYFVPKFNAVPFVKGAEQARYDEITAALEDSVAKHMRADVTVGAFLSGGIDSTATAALAMRHNPRLITFTTGFEREGFSEVDVAVASAEAIGARHVTKVVSQAEFVEALPEIVWYLDEPVADPALVPLFFIAREARKHVKVVLSGEGADELFGGYTIYREPLSLRPFDYLPRPLRKSLGKASKPLPEGMRGKSLLHRGSLTLEERYYGNARSFSDEQLRAVLPGFRPEWTHTDVTAPVYAASQGWDPVARMQHIDLFTWLRGDILVKADKITMANSLELRVPFLDPEVFAVASRLPVDQKITRSTTKYALRRALEPIVPAHVLNRPKLGFPVPIRHWLRAGELMDWAYAMTASSQAGAYVDLAAVRTMLDEHRSGVSDHSRRLWTVLIFMLWHAIFVEHSVTPQIKEPHYPVQL, encoded by the coding sequence GTGTGTGGACTGCTCGCCTTGGTAACTGACCCAGCCCGATCCACCCAGGGTGACGCCTCCCCCGACGCCGGATCGCGGCTGGTCGACGCGGTGGCCGGCGCTTCCCATCTGATGCGTCATCGCGGGCCCGACGAGCCGGGTACCTGGGCCGATCCGAACGGTGACGGGCAGGGTGCGGTGGTGCTCGGCTTCAACCGCCTGTCGATCATCGACATCGCGCACAGCCACCAGCCGTTGCGCTGGGGTCCCGCCGAATCGCCCGACCGCTACGTCCTGGTGTTCAACGGCGAGATCTACAACTACCTGGAACTGCGTGAGGCGCTGCGTTCCGAATTCGGTGCGGTATTTCACACCGACGGCGACGGCGAGGCCATCGTGGCGGCCTACCACCACTGGGGTGCGGACGCGCTGAATCGGCTGCGCGGCATGTTTGCGTTCGCGCTGTGGGACACCGTCGAACGCGAGATGTTCTGCGCCCGAGACCCGTTCGGTATCAAGCCCCTGTACCTGGCGACCGGCCCCGGCGGCACCGCGGTGGGCAGTGAGAAGAAGTGCCTGCTGGACCTCGCCCAGGATCCAGACCTGGGCTTGGGCATCGACCTCGGCCTCGACGAGCGGGCCGTGCAGCACTACACGGTGCTGCAGTACGTGCCAGAGCCCGAGACCCTGCATCGCGGCATCCGCCGGTTGGAGTCCGGCAGCTATGCGCGGTTCCGGCCCGGCGGCCGGCCCGAGGTGACCCGGTATTTCGTCCCGAAGTTCAACGCGGTGCCGTTCGTCAAGGGTGCCGAGCAGGCCCGCTACGACGAGATCACCGCAGCCCTGGAGGATTCGGTCGCCAAGCACATGCGCGCCGATGTGACGGTCGGCGCGTTCCTGTCCGGCGGCATCGATTCGACGGCGACCGCGGCGCTGGCGATGCGGCACAACCCCCGGCTGATCACGTTCACCACCGGCTTCGAGCGGGAGGGCTTCTCCGAGGTCGATGTCGCCGTGGCCTCTGCCGAGGCCATCGGCGCCCGGCACGTCACCAAGGTGGTCAGCCAGGCCGAATTCGTCGAGGCGCTGCCCGAGATCGTCTGGTACCTCGACGAACCGGTGGCCGATCCGGCCCTGGTGCCGCTGTTCTTCATCGCCCGCGAGGCCCGCAAGCACGTCAAGGTGGTGCTGTCCGGCGAGGGCGCCGACGAGTTGTTCGGCGGTTACACGATCTACCGGGAGCCGTTGTCACTGCGGCCGTTCGACTATCTGCCTCGGCCACTGCGCAAGTCGCTGGGCAAGGCATCCAAGCCGCTGCCCGAGGGCATGCGGGGCAAGAGCCTGCTGCATCGCGGATCGTTGACGCTGGAGGAGCGGTATTACGGCAATGCCCGCAGCTTCTCCGATGAGCAGCTGCGCGCGGTGCTGCCGGGCTTCCGGCCGGAGTGGACGCACACCGACGTCACCGCTCCCGTGTACGCGGCATCGCAGGGCTGGGATCCGGTGGCGCGCATGCAGCACATCGACCTGTTCACCTGGCTGCGCGGCGACATCCTGGTCAAGGCCGACAAGATCACCATGGCCAACTCGCTGGAGCTGCGGGTTCCGTTCCTGGACCCCGAGGTGTTCGCCGTGGCCTCCCGGCTGCCGGTCGATCAGAAGATCACCCGGTCGACGACCAAGTACGCGTTGCGTCGCGCGCTGGAGCCGATCGTTCCGGCCCACGTGCTCAACCGTCCGAAGCTCGGCTTCCCGGTGCCGATCCGGCACTGGCTGCGCGCCGGCGAGTTGATGGACTGGGCCTACGCGATGACGGCATCGTCACAGGCGGGCGCGTATGTCGACCTGGCAGCGGTCCGCACCATGCTCGACGAGCACCGCAGCGGTGTCAGCGACCACAGCCGCCGGCTGTGGACCGTGCTGATCTTCATGCTGTGGCACGCCATCTTCGTCGAGCACAGCGTGACCCCGCAGATCAAGGAACCGCACTACCCGGTCCAGCTTTAG